The Streptomyces laurentii region GGTCACATCCTTCTCATGCGCAGGTAGCGCTGGACGTCCGGGAGGACGGCCTTGCCGACGACCGCGGCGGCCAGGGCGAGGGCGCCGAGGACGCCGAGGACGCCGACGGCGCTCTTCTTCTTGTGGCAGGTGCACGTGCTCATGGGGATCTCCG contains the following coding sequences:
- a CDS encoding hypothetical protein (This strain is also named as MBIC01337, PR4.; synonym: Rhodococcus erythropolis NBRC 100887;~hypothetical protein RER_26560 [Rhodococcus erythropolis PR4];~identified by MetaGeneAnnotator; putative), which encodes MSTCTCHKKKSAVGVLGVLGALALAAAVVGKAVLPDVQRYLRMRRM